Proteins from one Primulina huaijiensis isolate GDHJ02 chromosome 18, ASM1229523v2, whole genome shotgun sequence genomic window:
- the LOC140964568 gene encoding uncharacterized protein codes for MTKSMGPPPPRNPSTAVAEAEPSVSESADTTELLPPPPLPPSTSESEPESESYENHQGPRINPHQTDPSENSTQLFNPADSDSITSDNVEKQGEHSKNNAAVPYTIPEWSGTPCHHFYLEVLKDGAIVNQFDVNKKGAYLFGRVDLCDFVLEHPTISRFHAVLQFKRSGDAYLYDLGSTHGTFINKNQVKKRVFVDLHVGDVIRFGHSSRLYIFQGPSVLMPQEADSKSLRKSKLRLEVQDMEASLLRARVEASRADGISWGMREDAVEETEEEIDEITWQTYKGQLTEKQEKTRDKVVKRLEKIGHMKKEINSIRVKDISQGGLTQGQQTQIARNEQRISQIMEELENLEETLNDSIQESLGARAGRLSRGKKKGATEDEEDYFSDDDDFYDRTQKSSKHKTGEDQSVETADSLLDKKDAIVKKMEDKRKLLLGKDKATETNEVVEAGDALDAYMSAVSSQLVLDNEEKISKELSTLQSELDRILYLLKIADPTGEAARRREFNAQKPKAIVNRIPDSDKNGSILAEASSVKTIQDMVIIDSASKSGEKQEESESVPDKAETSAPAYTVTKPQWLGAVVDRKIQEIVQEVPVDSQEKDQFVDYKDRGTMLITPDPSQVETRIEDASPGLIIRKRKHVEISKVNEVKDPESSVDSKLQAEDAVALLLKHSRGXSLFFF; via the exons ATGACCAAATCCATGGGCCCTCCGCCTCCAAGAAACCCTTCGACTGCCGTCGCCGAGGCTGAACCCTCAGTCTCCGAATCAGCAGACACAACTGAACTGCTCCCACCGCCTCCCTTACCTCCCAGCACTTCAGAATCTGAGCCGGAATCCGAATCCTACGAAAATCATCAAGGACCTCGAATAAATCCGCACCAGACCGATCCCTCTGAGAATTCCACTCAACTTTTCAATCCTGCTGATTCAGACAGTATTACTTCTGATAACGTTGAAAAGCAGGGCGAACACAGCAAAAACAATGCAGCAGTTCCGTACACGATTCCTGAATGGAGCGGAACCCCCTGCCACCATTTCTATCTCGAAGTTCTGAAAGATGGAGCCATCGTTAATCAATTTGATGT GAATAAGAAGGGGGCTTACTTGTTTGGCCGTGTGGATCTTTGTGATTTTGTGCTCGAGCATCCTACAATTTCTAGGTTTCATGCTG TTCTTCAGTTCAAAAGAAGTGGAGATGCATATCTTTATGATCTTGGCAGCACACATGGGACATTTATAAACAAGAACCAG GTAAAGAAGAGGGTTTTCGTTGATTTGCATGTTGGTGATGTCATCCGTTTTGGCCA CTCATCTAGGTTGTACATATTTCAAGGACCATCTGTATTGATGCCACAG GAAGCTGACTCGAAAAGTTTAAGAAAATCCAAGCTTCGGCTGGAGGTGCAAGATATGGAAGCATCACTTCTACGAGCAAGAGTGGAAGCATCTCGTGCTGATGGAATTTCGTGGGGCATGCGTGAGGATGCTGTTGAGGAAACCGAG GAGGAAATTGATGAGATTACCTGGCAAACTTATAAGGGTCAGCTAACAGAAAAGCAAGAAAAAACACGAGATAAAGTAGTTAAGAGACTTGAAAAG ATTGGTCACATGAAGAAAGAGATAAATTCTATCCGAGTGAAGGACATTTCTCAAGGTGGCTTGACTCAAGGACAGCAAACTCAGATTGCTCGAAATGAGCAAAGAATATCACAG ATAATGGAAGAGCTTGAGAATTTGGAAGAGACTTTGAATGATAGTATTCAGGAAAGTTTGGGTGCACGAGCTGGAAGGTTGTCCCGAGGTAAGAAAAAAGGAGCTactgaagatgaagaagattaTTTCAG TGATGACGATGATTTCTACGATCGGACACAGAAGTCCTCAAAGCACAAGACTGGAGAAGACCAATCTGTAGAAACAGCTGATTCTCTTCTCGATAAGAAAGATGCAATAGTGAAAAAGATGGAAGATAAGAGAAAACTGCTTCTGGGCAAGGACAAAGCAACAGAGACAAATGAGGTGGTTGAAGCTGGAGATGCACTTGATGCGTACATGAGTGCAGTTTCGTCTCAGTTAG TTCTGGACAATGAGGAAAAGATCAGTAAAGAGTTATCCACTCTTCAATCAGAGTTGGATAGGATTCTCTACTTGCTGAAAATTGCCGATCCTACAGGAGAAGCTGCTAGAAGGAGAGAATTCAATGCACAGAAACCTAAAGCAATTGTGAATCGTATTCCTGATTCGGACAAAAATGGAAGTATCCTAGCAGAAGCTTCATCAGTTAAAACCATCCAAGACATGGTTATTATTGATTCGGCTTCAAAATCTGGTGAAAAGCAGGAAGAATCAGAGTCAGTACCTGACAAAGCTGAGACTTCAGCTCCTGCATATACCGTTACGAAGCCACAATGGCTTGGTGCTGTCGTGGATaggaaaattcaagaaattgtacAAGAAGTGCCAGTAGATTCACAGGAGAAAGATCAGTTTGTTGACTACAAAGATAGGGGGACGATGCTGATCACACCAGATCCTTCCCAGGTGGAAACAAGAATTGAAGATGCATCCCCAGGTTTGATAATAAGGAAGCGGAAACATGTTGAAATTTCCAAGGTTAATGAGGTGAA
- the LOC140964103 gene encoding biogenesis of lysosome-related organelles complex 1 subunit 2-like: MERDHLAESLNDLFTSVSNVIKGDLQGTNDILKLLEKMNIRVAEEYTGFGDVASGLRVYVEQLKSKNCGFDEYVHQIDSLEQQVTEFEAVVSVLDKYVSLLETKMKSIYQIPPS; the protein is encoded by the exons ATGGAACGAGATCATCTGGCCGAGTCCCTCAATGATCTCTTCACCAGTGTCTCTAATGTGATCAAAGGCGACCTTCAG GGAACAAACGACATACTCAAACTTTTGGAGAAAATGAATATAAGGGTGGCGGAAGAATACACAGGCTTTGGCGATGTGGCTTCTGGTTTAAGAGTATATGTGGAGCAACTGAAATCTAAAAACTGTGGCTTCGACGAATATGTTCACCAGATCGATTCGCTAGAGCAACAAGTCACCGAGTTTGAAGCTGTAGTGTCTGTGCTTGATAAATACGTTTCTCTATTAGAAACAAAGATGAAATCTATCTACCAGATTCCACCTTCATAG